A section of the Ruania halotolerans genome encodes:
- a CDS encoding carboxylesterase/lipase family protein: MRGEVRARADGESLAFRGIPYAAAPVGRFRFAAPVPHPGWRGVRAALRNGPTPTLGPNGDGHSIPEPVVPGEEILNLNVFTPTLAARLPVYVWVHGGSYVGGSPGGPWFDGAAFNKSGVVVVTITYRLGFEGYGELPGAPSNRALRDMVAALTWVQQNIAAFGGDPDRVTLGGQSAGGGAVLALLAAPQARGLFHAAVCHSAPLPDIDPATAERIGREFAHACGIEHALEGWREVPREQIVAAERGLDAADLFSAVGDLYRILSAREPVTAFGPVLDGDFLPSSGAATFRAGSGVPLLMGATSHEFNRLTQPLARFLARGVSAAVLMGMGVPAPLARAYPHAHPHMSPAELLGQAITDRVFRIPAVQVAHERAAATETAPGTHAPTWLWDFRWRSPVTDRAVHCLDLPFAWHTLGADRVCRLAGDDPPTALADEMHTAIASFVRTHRAHWPAFSPDAPVAQVWDRESWTGRDPFRFERIAARVLAQV, encoded by the coding sequence GTGCGCGGCGAGGTGCGCGCCCGTGCCGATGGGGAGTCGCTGGCCTTCCGCGGGATTCCCTATGCAGCGGCCCCCGTCGGTCGGTTTCGTTTCGCCGCCCCGGTCCCGCACCCGGGATGGAGGGGCGTACGTGCGGCGCTGCGGAACGGGCCAACGCCTACACTCGGCCCGAACGGCGATGGGCACTCGATTCCCGAGCCAGTGGTTCCCGGCGAGGAGATCCTGAACCTGAATGTGTTCACCCCAACCCTTGCGGCCCGGCTCCCGGTGTACGTGTGGGTGCACGGCGGCAGCTACGTCGGCGGATCCCCGGGTGGGCCGTGGTTCGATGGTGCTGCGTTCAACAAATCCGGCGTGGTGGTGGTCACGATCACCTACCGGCTCGGGTTCGAGGGCTACGGCGAGCTACCGGGCGCCCCCTCGAATCGGGCGCTGCGGGACATGGTTGCGGCGTTGACCTGGGTACAGCAGAACATCGCGGCGTTCGGTGGCGATCCAGACCGGGTGACGCTGGGTGGTCAAAGCGCCGGCGGTGGGGCGGTACTCGCGTTGCTGGCGGCGCCGCAGGCTCGCGGTTTGTTCCACGCGGCCGTCTGTCACTCCGCGCCACTGCCGGATATCGACCCCGCCACCGCGGAGCGGATCGGCAGGGAGTTCGCCCACGCGTGCGGTATCGAACATGCGCTTGAGGGCTGGCGCGAGGTCCCGCGTGAGCAGATCGTGGCTGCCGAGCGAGGACTGGACGCCGCCGATCTGTTCTCTGCCGTGGGTGACCTGTACCGGATCCTCTCGGCACGTGAACCGGTCACAGCATTCGGACCTGTCCTGGACGGGGATTTCCTGCCCTCGAGTGGCGCCGCGACCTTCCGTGCCGGCAGTGGCGTACCGCTGCTGATGGGTGCAACGAGCCACGAGTTCAACCGGCTGACCCAACCACTCGCACGGTTCCTCGCCCGCGGCGTGAGCGCCGCGGTCCTGATGGGAATGGGGGTGCCTGCGCCCCTGGCACGGGCGTACCCACACGCTCACCCGCACATGAGCCCGGCCGAACTGCTCGGGCAGGCCATCACCGACCGGGTGTTCCGCATCCCCGCGGTGCAGGTGGCCCACGAACGAGCGGCCGCAACGGAGACCGCACCCGGGACCCATGCGCCGACGTGGCTCTGGGACTTCCGGTGGCGCTCACCTGTCACCGACCGTGCCGTGCACTGCCTCGACCTGCCGTTCGCCTGGCACACGCTCGGCGCCGACCGGGTCTGCCGGCTCGCCGGCGACGACCCTCCCACGGCCCTGGCCGATGAGATGCACACAGCCATTGCTTCGTTCGTTCGGACCCATCGTGCGCACTGGCCCGCCTTCAGTCCTGATGCGCCGGTGGCGCAGGTCTGGGACCGAGAGAGTTGGACGGGTCGAGACCCGTTCCGGTTCGAGCGGATCGCCGCCAGAGTGTTGGCACAGGTGTGA
- a CDS encoding DedA family protein: MFEAIQEPVLAMAASPWVLLVLFAGCVIDGFFPPVPSESLVIALTSLAISHEAPSLWLIGMVAAVGAFIGDNIAYAIGTKVPIHRLRIFRSRRGRKTLAWAERALARRGAVFILAARYIPIGRVAVNMTAGAVGYPYRRFVVVAAIAAVAWAGYSILLGVSAGAALHDNPLLGVALGVALGVVMGFVVDGIVRLFLRRRGVDPVEQMHEVVHQREDTDDPQVLEPRS, from the coding sequence GTGTTCGAAGCAATCCAAGAGCCAGTCTTGGCCATGGCGGCCTCGCCGTGGGTGCTCCTGGTGTTGTTTGCCGGGTGCGTGATCGATGGCTTCTTCCCGCCGGTGCCGAGTGAGTCACTGGTCATCGCGCTCACCAGCTTGGCGATCTCGCACGAGGCGCCGAGCCTGTGGTTGATCGGTATGGTCGCCGCCGTTGGCGCCTTCATCGGAGACAACATCGCCTATGCAATCGGTACGAAGGTGCCGATCCACCGGCTCCGTATCTTCCGCTCCCGCCGCGGTCGTAAAACTCTCGCATGGGCAGAGCGCGCCCTGGCAAGGCGTGGCGCCGTCTTCATCCTCGCTGCCCGGTACATCCCGATTGGTCGCGTTGCCGTGAACATGACCGCTGGCGCCGTCGGCTACCCCTACCGACGATTCGTGGTGGTCGCCGCCATCGCCGCCGTCGCATGGGCCGGCTATTCGATCCTGCTCGGCGTGAGCGCTGGCGCGGCGCTCCATGACAACCCCTTGCTCGGGGTCGCGCTGGGCGTGGCTCTCGGTGTGGTGATGGGGTTCGTCGTAGACGGAATCGTGCGGCTGTTCCTGCGCCGGCGCGGGGTCGACCCAGTCGAGCAGATGCATGAGGTGGTGCACCAACGTGAGGACACCGACGATCCTCAGGTATTAGAGCCGCGGTCCTGA
- the galE gene encoding UDP-glucose 4-epimerase GalE produces MKVLLTGGAGFLGSITATALLRAGHVPVVLDSLVSGPREFTRDRIFYEGDVGDRALVRRIIAEHPEIEVTVHMAARTSVPESVGEPGLYYRENVVKTLDLLEELITLDRPRVVFSSSAAVYAPSADEEVTEASPVAPGSPYGRTKLMVEQLLTDLSIATRLRAVILRYFNPVGSDPDLRSGVHAAEPTHVLGQLIRTARGEQEVFTLTGTDYPTRDGTGLRDYVHAWDLARSHVRAVERFDQALDAVGTPSLVINVGTGGGVTVRELHAATERVTGRPIPMREAPARPGDATGAYANVERARELLGWEAELTLDEAIRSSLAWAVRRDDLLGRR; encoded by the coding sequence GTGAAGGTGCTCCTGACTGGCGGTGCCGGGTTCCTCGGGTCGATCACCGCGACAGCCCTGTTGCGGGCCGGACATGTGCCGGTGGTCCTCGACTCACTCGTGAGCGGGCCGCGGGAGTTCACCCGCGACAGGATCTTCTACGAGGGCGACGTCGGCGACCGGGCGTTGGTCCGCCGGATCATCGCTGAGCACCCGGAGATCGAAGTCACGGTGCACATGGCGGCGCGGACGTCTGTTCCGGAGTCGGTCGGTGAACCGGGTCTTTACTACCGCGAGAACGTCGTCAAGACACTGGACCTGCTCGAGGAGCTCATCACGCTCGATCGCCCTCGCGTGGTGTTCTCGTCTTCTGCTGCGGTCTACGCCCCGAGCGCAGACGAGGAAGTGACTGAAGCTTCACCTGTGGCTCCGGGCTCTCCGTATGGGCGTACCAAGCTCATGGTGGAGCAGCTGCTCACCGACCTCTCGATAGCGACGCGGCTACGAGCGGTGATCCTGCGGTACTTCAACCCCGTGGGCTCGGATCCGGACCTGCGTAGCGGCGTCCATGCCGCCGAACCTACTCATGTCTTGGGGCAGCTCATTCGCACTGCTCGTGGAGAGCAGGAGGTCTTCACCCTCACGGGTACCGATTACCCCACCCGAGACGGGACCGGACTGCGAGACTACGTCCACGCATGGGACCTTGCCCGCTCCCACGTGCGCGCCGTGGAGCGCTTTGACCAGGCGCTGGACGCCGTCGGTACACCGTCGCTCGTGATCAATGTGGGTACCGGAGGTGGGGTGACGGTGCGGGAGTTGCACGCCGCCACCGAGCGTGTGACGGGCCGTCCGATTCCGATGAGGGAGGCTCCCGCACGCCCTGGTGACGCCACCGGTGCGTACGCCAACGTGGAGCGGGCCCGAGAGCTGCTGGGCTGGGAGGCCGAGCTCACCCTCGACGAGGCGATCCGGTCATCACTGGCCTGGGCCGTACGGCGCGATGATCTGCTTGGCCGCCGATAG
- the glmM gene encoding phosphoglucosamine mutase has protein sequence MARLFGTDGVRGLANREVTASLALRLGAAAAHVVAERGLFDGHRPRAIVGRDPRVSGQFLSAAVIAGLASSGVDTEDLGVLPTPAVAHLTGAEGVDLAVMISASHNAMPDNGIKFFARGGMKLDDVIEDAIESHLDTEWDLPTGGDVGRVTINRGSAGDAYVEHLLGSIDTDLTGLRIAVDCANGAASDVGPAALRAAGADVVVINASPDGRNINEKCGSTHPEQLQAVTVASEADFGVAFDGDADRCLAVDHTGALVDGDQIMGILAVAMDEAGALAESTLVVTVMSNLGLSLAMKEAGIEVVQTGVGDRYVLERMRHGGYSLGGEQSGHIILAEHATTGDGVLSALHLAARVAQTGRTLASLASVMTRLPQVLVNVRGVDKARVATDPEVTAAVEAAEARLGDSGRVLLRPSGTEPLVRVMVEAATQDQADLEAHALAEVVSRELPLH, from the coding sequence GTGGCTCGACTGTTTGGAACCGATGGAGTGCGTGGACTCGCCAATCGAGAGGTGACGGCGTCGCTGGCGCTTCGCCTGGGAGCCGCGGCCGCACACGTCGTCGCTGAACGCGGTCTGTTCGATGGCCACCGCCCCCGGGCGATCGTGGGCCGCGATCCCCGGGTATCTGGGCAGTTCCTTTCGGCTGCTGTGATCGCCGGGTTGGCTAGTTCGGGCGTGGACACCGAGGACCTCGGCGTGCTGCCCACGCCGGCGGTGGCCCATCTCACCGGGGCCGAAGGCGTGGATCTGGCCGTGATGATCTCGGCGTCACACAACGCGATGCCCGACAACGGGATCAAGTTCTTCGCACGCGGGGGGATGAAGCTCGACGACGTCATCGAGGACGCTATCGAGTCCCACCTCGACACGGAATGGGATCTGCCCACCGGTGGCGACGTGGGTCGCGTGACCATCAACCGCGGCTCGGCTGGTGATGCCTACGTCGAGCACCTTCTCGGCAGTATCGATACCGACCTCACCGGCCTGCGCATCGCCGTCGACTGCGCGAACGGAGCGGCCAGCGACGTAGGCCCGGCGGCGCTGCGTGCAGCGGGTGCGGATGTGGTGGTGATCAACGCATCACCGGACGGGCGAAACATCAACGAGAAGTGTGGCTCGACCCACCCCGAGCAGCTTCAAGCCGTCACCGTGGCTTCCGAAGCGGACTTCGGGGTGGCATTCGACGGCGATGCTGACCGGTGCCTGGCAGTTGATCACACAGGCGCGCTCGTCGATGGCGACCAGATCATGGGGATCCTCGCCGTCGCAATGGACGAGGCCGGCGCGTTGGCTGAGAGCACCCTCGTGGTGACGGTGATGAGCAACCTCGGGCTCTCCCTTGCGATGAAGGAGGCGGGGATCGAGGTGGTGCAAACCGGAGTGGGAGACCGGTACGTGCTCGAGCGGATGCGTCACGGTGGTTACTCGCTCGGCGGAGAGCAATCGGGCCACATCATCCTCGCTGAACACGCGACCACGGGTGACGGTGTGCTGAGTGCCCTGCATCTGGCCGCCCGCGTTGCGCAGACCGGCCGGACCTTGGCATCGCTGGCTTCGGTGATGACGCGACTTCCGCAGGTGCTGGTCAATGTGCGCGGCGTGGACAAGGCGCGGGTCGCGACCGATCCCGAGGTGACCGCGGCGGTGGAAGCTGCCGAAGCGCGCTTGGGAGACAGCGGACGAGTGCTCCTGCGTCCCTCGGGAACTGAGCCGCTCGTCCGGGTGATGGTGGAGGCGGCAACGCAGGATCAAGCTGATCTGGAAGCTCATGCTCTCGCCGAAGTCGTGAGTAGAGAACTCCCTCTGCACTGA
- the rpsI gene encoding 30S ribosomal protein S9: MSETTAEIDELEGETPSTYTSESTAPVTGGGSSLTAPGQALGRRKEAIARARLVPGTGTWTVNGRALEEYFPNKLHQQLVNSPFTLLDLEGRFDVVARIDGGGVSGQAGALRLAIARALNEIDTDSNRAALKRAGFLTRDARVTERKKAGLKKARKAPQYSKR, from the coding sequence GTGTCCGAAACCACTGCCGAGATCGACGAGCTCGAGGGCGAAACCCCGAGCACGTACACCTCTGAGAGCACCGCGCCGGTCACTGGCGGCGGTAGTTCGCTGACCGCCCCCGGACAGGCCCTGGGCCGCCGGAAGGAGGCCATCGCCCGAGCACGTCTGGTGCCGGGCACCGGCACCTGGACGGTGAACGGGCGCGCACTGGAGGAGTACTTCCCCAACAAGTTGCACCAGCAGCTGGTGAACTCGCCGTTCACCCTGCTCGACCTCGAGGGCCGCTTTGATGTCGTCGCACGGATCGACGGCGGAGGCGTCTCCGGCCAGGCCGGTGCACTTCGTCTCGCGATCGCCCGTGCGCTGAACGAGATCGACACCGACTCCAACCGCGCGGCGCTGAAGCGGGCCGGTTTCCTGACCCGTGACGCTCGGGTGACCGAGCGCAAGAAGGCAGGTCTGAAGAAGGCCCGAAAGGCCCCGCAGTACTCCAAGCGCTGA
- the rplM gene encoding 50S ribosomal protein L13 — MRTYTPKPGDTEATWYVIDATDVVLGRLASHVATVLRGKHKPTFAPHVDGGDFVIVVNAEKVALTGAKREQKIAYRHSGYPGGLKATNYVELLEKHPERAVEKAIRGMIPKTRLGRAQLRKLKVYTGAEHPHGAQKPETFDITQVAQ, encoded by the coding sequence GTGCGTACGTACACCCCTAAGCCCGGCGACACCGAGGCCACCTGGTACGTCATCGACGCTACCGACGTGGTGCTCGGGCGATTGGCGAGCCACGTTGCCACTGTGTTGCGTGGCAAGCACAAGCCCACCTTCGCCCCGCATGTGGACGGTGGTGACTTCGTCATCGTCGTCAACGCGGAGAAGGTCGCGCTCACAGGCGCGAAGCGGGAGCAGAAGATCGCTTACCGGCACTCGGGCTACCCGGGCGGGCTCAAGGCGACCAACTACGTCGAGCTCCTCGAGAAGCACCCCGAGCGTGCCGTGGAGAAGGCGATCCGGGGAATGATCCCCAAGACGCGTCTGGGCCGGGCCCAGTTGCGCAAGCTCAAGGTCTACACCGGTGCCGAGCACCCGCATGGTGCGCAGAAGCCCGAGACCTTCGATATCACCCAGGTCGCGCAGTAA